The sequence CCGGACCGGTGAAATGATGGATGTAGTGGAATCCATGCAGCTTGAAGCCCCAATACTGGTAGTACACGAACACGAACACGGCCATGGCCAGCGTGGTGTTGATATTCGCCGTGGGAGCATCCAGACCGGGCACCAAACCTTCATAGTTGCTGAACAGAATGAAGATGAAAAGGGTCGCAAGCACCGGGAAGACCTTTCGACCGTCTTCGCCCATGTTGGCGACAACAAAATTCTCAAGTGATTCGATGAGCAGTTCAAAAAAATTCTGCAACCCTTTAGGAACAAGGGAGAGTTTTTTCGTGGCCAATATGCCAAGAGCGATGAGCACACCCATGACCACCCACGCGTGGAGGACCTGGCCCGGTATCAAGCTGTGGCCATGAGCATCCACGAGACCAATGGCTTTTACTACTTCCTCTACTAAGAAAATTGGATGTAAATCCCCTGCCATTTTCACGCCTCCTTAGAAGTTTTCCCCAAAAATTGTGACATTCCCCAAAGCAAAATATTGATCAGCACGGTGGAAAAACCCATCAGCAGCCAGACACCAGAAGAATCCAGATGGGCGATCAGCACATAAAAAGCCAATGCTGTGATCATCATGCGCCCATAAAAGCTGAAAATCTGAACCACCACCGCACTTTTTTGCAAATAGACCAATTCCTGAATCAACTTGGCCAGCGCCAGAAAGTTAAGGGTTCCGAGCAGCACGCCGGTAACCAGATCCACCCCTTTCCAGCCAAAGGCCAATGCCGGCAAGACGCCTAGCAGAATATAGAGTTGACGCGACGCCATCTTGCGCACCTCCGGGACATGAAATCCCCGGGTGTAAAGAACGCGTTCAATCTTTTTCTGTATCATTGCGAGCATCGGCTTCCGCTTCTTTCTTTTGGATACGCTGCATTTCGCGGAACATGTTCCTGTATCCGGCGATGATCCCGAACACCAAGAAAATCAGCGTCAACCACGGTTTCGTTTCGAAATATTTGTCGAGGTAATAGCCCATGGCAAAGCCAACGATTACCCCGGACACCAGCTGAAGCCCCATCACCGAAGCAATACCCAGCGACTCGAAATGTTTAGAATTTTTCTTGTTAAAGAGCATATGTTCGTCTCGATGGGTTTTCGCTGTCCCAAATCGTTCGTGCAATAAATCACAAATCGAAGTCGGGGCTACCACACCCCCCAACTTCGCGTCAACCAAAGTTTTTCACCTGATCAATTATAAAGGCCCTCCGCCTATGTCCCGTGCGCATTCCTTAAAATCAAAGCGCATGCGTGTCCGGACCGGTCGGCTTGCCAGCCGCACCTATTCGCACTATGCCCGGACACGAAATCAACAACCCTGGCGCAAAAGCCAGCAGCACGAGAATCAATGAAAACCATCCCTGAACTCAAAGTCCGCCAACTCAAGATCGAGCCGGATCCGCGCAAGATCCTGCGCAGCACCGACATCCGCGACAACGTCAGCGCCGTATGCCTTTTCCAGCCCCGTGCCCGCAAGGCCCTGGAGATGGGCCTCTCCATACCGGGCATGGAATACAATGTTTATGTTGCCGGAGAACCGGGACTTGGCCGGACATATCTTGTCGAAAACTTTCTTCTTCCCCGGGCCCAGACAGGTACGACGCCACCAGACCTCGTCTATCTGAACAATTTCGACAACCCTGACAAGCCACTCCTGGTCAGCCTTACGCCCGGCCAGGGGAAAATCCTCAAAGAGAACCTGCAGCGCATCGTCAAGCGCCTTCGCCGCGACCTGCCGCGTCACTTTGAGCAGGCCAGCTATCTCCGACTGCAGAACAAGCTCTTCACCAAGCTGGCCCTGGTGCGCGACGACCTGATGGACAGAATGGATGAAGCCGCCCAGAAAAAGGGGTTCAGCCTGAACATCGACGACTCCGGGGCGGTATCGCTGACACCGCTGGTGGACGGCAAAGTCCTCAGTTCGGAAGAATTCGAACGTCTTGAGTCCTCCCAGAAAAAAGTCATCAAGGATCAAAGCAGCGCCGTGCTCAACACCATTGCGGACCTTTCGCGACTGGTCAACAAAAGTGAGCAGGAATTCCGGGCCAAGGAAGTGCAGTTGGCGCAAGAGCATGCCGCGAGCCTCGTGGACCGCCTGCTTATGCCGATCCACAAAAAATTCGCCGACAACAAGGCTCTCAAGAAGTATTTCGATTCCTTCAAGGAAGACATCCTCGAAAACCTGCCCCACTACCAGGGCCGACAGGAACGGGAACCGCGCACGGGCCCGGAGCAGCAAGGCGAAGGCCTGTCGGACTCCTTCTTTGGGCGCTATGATGTCAACCTCTTTGTGGACAATTCCGAAGTCACCGGCGCGCCCGTGGTCAAGGAGATCAACCCCGGCTTTTTCAACCTCCTCGGATGCGTGGAGCGTGAAACGGAATGGGGCACCTACTACACCGATTTCTCCCTGATCAAGGCCGGGGCGGTGCACCGGGCCAACGGTGGCTTTCTCATACTGCGCGTGGATGACCTCTTGAACCACCCCGCCGCCTGGGAAGGCCTGCTGCGCTGCCTGCGCACCAAGCAGTCGAGCCTGGACGACCCCACGGATCATTATGACATGCTGCGCACCCGCACCATCAGCCCGGACCCGATCCCGCTTTCCCTCAAGGTGCTGCTCATCGGTGACGACGAGACATACGAACTGCTCTACATGCACGACGAGCGGTTCAGGAAGATATTCAAGCTCAAGGCTCATATCCAGGACACCGTGGAACGCACGCCCGAATCCATCACCGGATATGCCCAGGCCCTGGACCGCGCCGGACGCGAAACCGGCCTGCGCGGGTTCACCAAGGACGCTTACGCCGAGCTTGTGAACTATTCGACCCGCATGGCCGAGGACAGGGAACGACTGTCGCTGCATTTCTCGCATTTACGCGAAATCATGATCGAATCCAATGCATTGGCCATCAGCCAGGACAAGCGCATCATCGACGCCGGCATCGTCAAGCTGGCTCTGGATGAGCGTGAATACCGGACCAATCTGTACCAGGAAGAATTCCTGCGGGAATACGACCGCAGATCCATCAAGGTCCTCACCCAGGGACAGGGAGTCGGCGTGGCCAACGGCCTGTCCGTGACCCAGGTGGGGGATTACGTCATGGGCCTGCCCCATCAGATTTCCTGCACTGTAGGCGTGGGTCACGGCGGCATCATGGACCTGGAACGGGAGGCCGAACTGGGCGGACCCATTCATACCAAGGGCATGATGATCCTCAAGAGCTATTTCGTGAACCTCTTTGCCCGCAACAAACCGCTCGTGCTGACCGGCAGTCTGTGCTTCGAACAGAGCTACGCCCAGGTCGACGGAGACTCGGCATCCGGCGCGGAACTGGCCGCCCTGCTCTCCGCCCTCTCAAACGTGCCGATCCGTCTCGACCTGGCCTTCACTGGGGCCATCTCCCAGTCGGGAGCGATCATGGCCGTGGGCGGGGTCACGCACAAGGTGGAGGGCTTTTTTGAGGTCTGCAGGAGACGCGGCCTCACCGGCCAGCAGGGAGTCCTGCTGCCCAGAGACAACATCGTGCACCTGGTGCTCAGGGACAATGTGCTGCAGGCCATAAAGGACGGGCAGTTCCATATCCACCCCGTGAGCACCATCGAGGAGGCCATGGAGTTCCTGACCGGCACACGAGCGGGCGAGCGTTTGAAAGACGGCCGCTTTTCGCCGAACTCCATCTACGCGGCCGTGGACGAAAGGCTGACTGAGCTCGCGGTTCTGGCCGAAAAGAAATGCGCCATGCCCAGGCGAAAAAGTATTAAAAAAGCCGGATCCTAGAAAGGGACCCGGCTCTTTTTCACTGCGCCAGAAGTTCCGGATTTCTTTGGCCCATGGCTCCATAGAGTTCAGCCACGGACCGCTCATAGTCCGAAAGCGCCTCGTGCAGACTGGCTTCACTGAGCGTCTGCTTGGCCTGGGCGTCGAGCACGTCCGTATTGGTGCCCACCTGGGCCTCGTATCTGGCCACGGCCATGCGGTAGCTCTCCTTGGCGGCGATCAGCCCTTGCCTGGCGGCAGAGATGCGTTTTTCGGCGGTTTCAATCTGCAGAAAGCTCTTCTTGACCTCAAACGCGGCGTCGTTCTCAAGATTCAGATATTCCTGACCCAGCCGGCTCACATTTTTTTCCGCCTGCTTTTCCCCGTAGTAGGTCTTTCCCCATTCGAAGAAAGTCCACTTCATTCCAACCTGCGCGTTCCACTGACTGGGCGTATGATAGTCTCCACCGTGCACCAGGGGATCCTCTCCGGCCCGGACGTAGTTGAAATCCGCGCCGACCTGCGGGTAATACGGCACCGCCGCGAGCACCTTGTCCTTTTCGGCCAACATGACGGACTGCCGGGCAATGCGCAGATCCGGACGGTGCTGCCCGGCGCGCGCCAGACATTCTTCAAGGGTCAGCGGCATGGGAAAATATCGCAACTCCCCGGCATACTCCACGTCCGCTTCCACGCTCTTGCCAAGCAGGGTGTTGAGTTGCGCGTTCAACGTCGCTTCATTGTTTTTCGCGGACAGCATGAGCTGCTCGGCATTGGCCACATCGACCTCGGCCTGCAGCATATCGAGCTTTGGACGCAGGCCAACCTCGTAAAAAGCGGTGCTCACCTTCAACTGCGACCGCAGACGGACAAGGGAATCCTCGGCAGAGCGGACATTCTCCCGGGCCTGCAACAGACGCAAAAACGTGTCCTGAATGGCAACGATCAGCTGCAACTCGACATTGTCGATCTGCGATGCGGCCTGCTCCTTCTGCAAAATGGTTTTTTCATGCGTCGTCAGCAGGTTGAATCCCGTGAACAGCGGCTGATGCACGTTGAAGACAAGCTCCCAGTTGTCAAGCGCGCCTGCGGTGAACCCAAGGGACTGCGGCCGCTCATCGAGCCGGGTGTAGCCATACTGGGTGCTCAGGGCTGGCCCAAAGGCGGCCTTGGCCGACTTGACGGCATAGTCCGACGCAGAAAGCGCCTCCCGCGCGGCCAGAATTGAAGGGTTCGACTTGAGCCCGATCTCCACCGCCTCTCGCATGGTCAAGGTCTCTGCCCCCCAGGCAGAAAAAGAAAATAGGCAAAAAACGATCAGGCACAGACTGCACTTCCATATCTTCATAAAACACTCCGAAGCCGGTTGTTTGGATAGTTTTCCAGGCAATGAGGGCCGCATACTCCTCCCCTTCTCAAAAGGCCACCCCGCCGCCACGTCCGGCCCTTGACTTGTGAAGAAAAGAACTTGAAGTCAAGCAGGATCTCGCTTATAATTTTGGACTAGATCATAATCAAGAGGAGGCATCCCATGTTTTCTGGACTTATTCTTGCCCTGGGTCTTTGCTGTGTCGGCCTGATCGTTTATTCCCTGAACAAGGAACACGGCCCCGACAAACATCATCATTAATCACCTGTTCCGCCCTTAGCTCAGCTGGATAGAGTAGCGGACTTCGAATCCGTTGGTCGCATGTTCGAATCATGCAGGGCGGGCCATCCAGGCGGATAGCGATGCGGAGCGAAGGGTTGCCTCTCCGGGGGCAACGGGTCTGCCGGGCTCGGACTTGAACGCGATGACGGAAATTCGAAAAAGTGCAAAATTCCCTCTTGCCTTCGTTCCTCCCTTTGCATAAAAGCACCTCTCACCACACGTTGCCGGGGTAGCTCAGTCGGTAGAGCAGGGGACTGAAAATCCCCGTGTCGGCAGTTCAACTCTGTCCCCCGGCACCATGAAATCAAGGTCGCACTACGCGGCCTTTTTTTTTGTGCCCCGTCCGCTTCATATCAAAAACAACCTGCGATCCGCCGCGACTTACGTTGGGGGAACCGAACATGGCACGTAATTTCACAAACTTCATTTTTGGACTTGCCAAAACAGACCGATTTCCATAGTAACGGTCTTCCGTTGAGCCGGGGTAGCTCAGTCGGTAGAGCAGGGGACTGAAAATCCCCGTGTCGGCAGTTCAACTCTGTCCCCCGGCACCATGAAATCAAGGTCGCGCTATGCGGCCTTTTTTCTTTTCAAGAAGCGTGCAGAGCATCCCGCACTCCCGGACACCATGCCCCGCCAGCCGCACGAATCTTGCCGCGCATGCTGCCTGCATGCGAAGACCGGTTTCACGTTTCCGCCACAAATCTTGACGAAACCGGGCCGGAGCACCTAACCTGAGCGGATGCACCGGTCTTGAATCAGGAGAATTCCGCCCATGCTTATCACCCAACGACGCTTTTCAAACACCTTCACGTTCACGTTCGAGCCGGACACCCTGACCTACTCCAGAACCGACGCCTATGGCTCGCATTCCTTCGAACTGCCCTACGGCTCCATAGGCATGGACCCGCACCGGACCACGGAACGAAACGCGACCCTGTTCAACGGAGGGATTCTCCTTTCGGTCTGGGGACTGGCCCAGGCGGGATACGCACTGGCTCACGGCGACCCTCTCGGGATCATCTTCCTCTTCCCGGGGATCGCGTGCTTCCTGCTCCATGTTCTGACCAAAATCGAGCTGACATCACTCGGCTCCGACGCCGGAGAAATCGTGCTGCTCCACGACAAGCAGCACGACCGCATCATGGAGACAATACAGGAACGCAGAAAAAAACAGCTGCTCGAATGGTATGGAAACATCAACTTCGCCAATGATCCCGAAGAGGAAATACGCAAATTCCACTGGCTCCACTCCCAGCATCTGATCAGCGAAGGCCAGTTGCAGCAGATCATCACAACCATCCGCAACGCCGACATCGAAGGGATGGACGGGATCGACGATTCTATCCCGCCCCAGCAATAATCCCTCTGACAACAGGGGAGCGCGGGGAGCAACCATTTTCACCCCCTGGCTGGCCCCGCTCATCCTTTTTTAGAAAATCAGCCCTGACCGCAGACCGGCCCATCCATGGCCAAGACGAAGCCGATCCAGAAATCCGCCCGCGCCGTTGTCCGCGCACTGTCCAATAGTCCAGTCCGCGCCGCGCCGCGCCCACTCTCCGGCATTGCCCACGGCGGCACAGGCACCGCAAAGGGCAAAGAGCGGCTCGTCATTTTCCGTATCGCCTACGGCCAGGGAATGCAGCACCGGCCACGTGGCCTGTTCCATGACGGTGCGGGCGGCCTGCCCCTTGTTGCCACGCTTGGGCAAGAACTCCAGAAAATGCCGG is a genomic window of Desulfomicrobium baculatum DSM 4028 containing:
- a CDS encoding AtpZ/AtpI family protein → MLFNKKNSKHFESLGIASVMGLQLVSGVIVGFAMGYYLDKYFETKPWLTLIFLVFGIIAGYRNMFREMQRIQKKEAEADARNDTEKD
- a CDS encoding Lon protease family protein, giving the protein MKTIPELKVRQLKIEPDPRKILRSTDIRDNVSAVCLFQPRARKALEMGLSIPGMEYNVYVAGEPGLGRTYLVENFLLPRAQTGTTPPDLVYLNNFDNPDKPLLVSLTPGQGKILKENLQRIVKRLRRDLPRHFEQASYLRLQNKLFTKLALVRDDLMDRMDEAAQKKGFSLNIDDSGAVSLTPLVDGKVLSSEEFERLESSQKKVIKDQSSAVLNTIADLSRLVNKSEQEFRAKEVQLAQEHAASLVDRLLMPIHKKFADNKALKKYFDSFKEDILENLPHYQGRQEREPRTGPEQQGEGLSDSFFGRYDVNLFVDNSEVTGAPVVKEINPGFFNLLGCVERETEWGTYYTDFSLIKAGAVHRANGGFLILRVDDLLNHPAAWEGLLRCLRTKQSSLDDPTDHYDMLRTRTISPDPIPLSLKVLLIGDDETYELLYMHDERFRKIFKLKAHIQDTVERTPESITGYAQALDRAGRETGLRGFTKDAYAELVNYSTRMAEDRERLSLHFSHLREIMIESNALAISQDKRIIDAGIVKLALDEREYRTNLYQEEFLREYDRRSIKVLTQGQGVGVANGLSVTQVGDYVMGLPHQISCTVGVGHGGIMDLEREAELGGPIHTKGMMILKSYFVNLFARNKPLVLTGSLCFEQSYAQVDGDSASGAELAALLSALSNVPIRLDLAFTGAISQSGAIMAVGGVTHKVEGFFEVCRRRGLTGQQGVLLPRDNIVHLVLRDNVLQAIKDGQFHIHPVSTIEEAMEFLTGTRAGERLKDGRFSPNSIYAAVDERLTELAVLAEKKCAMPRRKSIKKAGS
- the atpB gene encoding F0F1 ATP synthase subunit A, coding for MAGDLHPIFLVEEVVKAIGLVDAHGHSLIPGQVLHAWVVMGVLIALGILATKKLSLVPKGLQNFFELLIESLENFVVANMGEDGRKVFPVLATLFIFILFSNYEGLVPGLDAPTANINTTLAMAVFVFVYYQYWGFKLHGFHYIHHFTGPVPWLAPLIFPIEVIGHFARMLSLSLRLFGNIKGEEIVLVLLFMLAPVVSTVPIYFLFMLLKVIQALVFFMLSMLYLKGAFEEAH
- a CDS encoding TolC family protein → MREAVEIGLKSNPSILAAREALSASDYAVKSAKAAFGPALSTQYGYTRLDERPQSLGFTAGALDNWELVFNVHQPLFTGFNLLTTHEKTILQKEQAASQIDNVELQLIVAIQDTFLRLLQARENVRSAEDSLVRLRSQLKVSTAFYEVGLRPKLDMLQAEVDVANAEQLMLSAKNNEATLNAQLNTLLGKSVEADVEYAGELRYFPMPLTLEECLARAGQHRPDLRIARQSVMLAEKDKVLAAVPYYPQVGADFNYVRAGEDPLVHGGDYHTPSQWNAQVGMKWTFFEWGKTYYGEKQAEKNVSRLGQEYLNLENDAAFEVKKSFLQIETAEKRISAARQGLIAAKESYRMAVARYEAQVGTNTDVLDAQAKQTLSEASLHEALSDYERSVAELYGAMGQRNPELLAQ